From a region of the Candida albicans SC5314 chromosome 1, complete sequence genome:
- the MNS1 gene encoding mannosyl-oligosaccharide 1,2-alpha-mannosidase (Alpha-1,2-mannosidase; processes Man9GlcNAc2 to Man8GlcNAc2 isomer B; member of ER localized glycosyl hydrolase family 47; ER form is converted by Kex2 to cytosolic form; flow model biofilm repressed): protein MSFSFGINNISKGNNTYKDKPAGGALPLFYKDKVPAFHPAHTSKNKKRILMLLKGFMLSLVLYAVYHLASNGGQFMFDFSGQSKWERAQSEVRQAMLDSWHTYEKYGWGYDVYHPIKQEGEIMGPKPLGWMIVDSLDTLMIMDCPEEVSRARDWIKNDLDYTFDYNVNTFETTIRMLGGLLSAYHFSNDDVYLDKAVQLANALHGAYDSPSGIPYSSVNLKSGKGIKNHVDNGASSTAEAATVQLEMKYLSKLTGEILWWNLAEKVMQVLESNKPQDGLVPIYVNPDTGKYQGHLIRLGSRGDSYYEYLLKQYLQTNKQELVYWDMYRESVEGVKKHLVSDSYPSGLTFIGELDNGIGGKLSTKMDHLVCFYGGLLALGATGGLTLNEAQSLKSWNEEREADFKLGEELTYTCYKMYHDVSPTGLSPEIVVFNEDTSKSKDFIIKPLDRHNLQRPETVESLFYLYRLTGDVKYREMGYEIFQNFIKYTKVVNSEGEVSFSSLSDVTSFDSNGLPKFKDNTESFWWAETLKYLYLLFDDTNKIPLTDYVFNTEAHPFPRFDTNDYFKTGWRRKIDENEKAQMRESKVIDKSNLPEAQPVDKSADQEAKEIIEEIAG from the coding sequence AtgtctttttcatttggtataaataatatatcGAAAGGCAATAATACATATAAAGACAAACCAGCAGGAGGAGCATTACCATTATTCTACAAAGACAAAGTACCAGCATTCCACCCAGCCCACacttcaaaaaataaaaaacgTATTCTCATGCTATTAAAAGGTTTTATGTTGTCTTTAGTATTATATGCTGTGTACCATTTAGCATCAAATGGTGGGCAATTTATGTTTGATTTCTCGGGTCAATCAAAATGGGAAAGAGCTCAACTGGAAGTTCGTCAAGCCATGTTAGATTCATGGCATACCTATGAAAAGTATGGTTGGGGTTATGATGTCTATCATCCAATTAAGCAAGAAGGGGAAATTATGGGTCCAAAACCGTTGGGGTGGATGATTGTGGATTCATTAGATACTTTGATGATTATGGATTGTCCAGAAGAAGTCAGTCGAGCCAGAGATTGGATCAAGAATGATTTGGATTACACTTTTGATTATAATGTCAACACATTTGAAACCACTATTAGAATGCTTGGTGGTTTATTATCAGCTTATCATTTCAGCAATGACGATGTCTATTTGGATAAAGCGGTACAATTGGCCAATGCATTACACGGGGCCTATGATAGTCCATCAGGAATACCATATCTGTCtgtcaatttgaaatcagGTAAAGGTATAAAGAATCATGTTGATAATGGTGCCTCATCCACTGCTGAAGCTGCTACTGTTCAATtagaaatgaaatatttatcGAAATTGACTGGAGAAATTTTGTGGTGGAACTTGGCAGAGAAAGTAATGCAAGTGTTAGAAAGTAATAAACCTCAAGATGGTTTGGTGCCAATTTATGTCAACCCAGATACTGGTAAATATCAAGGCCATTTGATTAGATTGGGGTCACGTGGAGATTCTTATTACGAATATTTGTTGAAGCAATACTTGCAAACAAATAAGCAAGAACTTGTCTATTGGGATATGTATCGTGAATCGGTTGAAGGTGTCAAGAAACATCTTGTGAGTGATTCTTATCCTTCGGGATTGACGTTTATTGGGGAATTGGATAATGGTATTGGTGGCAAATTGTCAACCAAGATGGACCATTTAGTTTGCTTTTACGGTGGATTGTTAGCCCTTGGTGCTACTGGAGGATTGACATTGAACGAGGCTCAAAGTTTAAAATCATGGAATGAAGAAAGAGAAGCTGACTTTAAACTTGGTGAAGAGTTGACTTATACTTGTTATAAGATGTACCACGATGTTAGTCCAACTGGATTGTCACcagaaattgttgttttcaatgAAGATACTTCAAAATCCAaagattttattattaaaccTTTGGATAGACATAACTTACAACGTCCAGAAACAGTTGAATCATTGTTTTATCTTTATAGATTAACTGGTGATGTCAAATATCGTGAAATGGGATAtgaaattttccaaaattttatcaaGTACACTAAAGTTGTTAATTCGGAAGGTGAAGTTTCATTTTCCTCGCTTTCCGATGTCACTTCTTTCGATTCTAATGGCTTACCGAAATTCAAAGATAACACTGAATCATTCTGGTGGGCAGAAactttgaaatatttgtaTCTTTTGTTTGATGACACCAATAAGATTCCATTGACAGATTATGTCTTTAATACTGAAGCCCATCCATTCCCTAGATTTGATACTAATgattatttcaaaactggttggagaagaaaaattgatgagAATGAAAAGGCACAAATGAGAGAATCCAAAGTTATTGATAAAAGTAATCTTCCGGAAGCTCAACCAGTTGATAAATCAGCTGATCAAGAAGctaaagaaattattgaagaaattgctgGGTAA